AACAAGAATCTTTTCCATGTGAAAGTCTTTCGAAAACCCTCCAAATTCGTGTTGAGGGTTTTTGTCTATATTTGGGTTTGCTTGCGCAAAAGTAGTAAAAAACCCATGCCTGAATCGAATTTTTGATCAGCGGAAAAACAAACTTTGGAAATCATTAATAGCAATCCTATACCATGTACGATCAGTTTAAACCCAAATTAGAACAAGAGTTAGCCTCCATCGAAGAAGCAGGTCTTTTCAAAAGAGAACGTATCATCACCTCTCCGCAAGCAGCGGAAATTACCATTGCCGGAGGTCAGCAAGTGCTGAATTTCTGTGCAAATAACTACCTCGGGCTTTCCTCACATCCCCGTGTCATTGAAGCGGCTAAAGCAGCCATTGATTCTCATGGATTTGGCATGTCTTCCGTGCGGTTCATTTGCGGCACGCAGGATATTCATAAGGAGTTGGAACAAAAGATCTCCGAATTTTTGGGTACTGAGGATACTATTTTGTATGCCGCAGCTTTTGACGCGAATGGGGGTGTGTTTGAACCGCTTTTTGGTCCGGAGGATGCGATCATTTCCGATGCGCTAAACCATGCCTCGATCATTGACGGAGTGAGATTGTGCAAAGCCATGCGCTACCGCTACGAGCACAACAATATGGCTGATTTGGAAAAGCAGCTTCAAGATGCCATCGCTGCAGGTGCCAAGCAAAAGATCATCGTGACCGACGGAGTCTTCTCCATGGACGGTACGATTGCTCAGCTGGATAAAATCGTGGAATTGGCTGAGAAATATGAAGCTTTGATCATGTCCGATGAGTGTCATTCCACTGGATTTATGGGCAAGACAGGCCGTGGTGTCCATGAGCACTGCGGGGTAATGGGTAAAATCGACATTATCACGGGTACCTTGGGTAAAGCCCTCGGTGGTGCTTCGGGAGGATTTACTTCGGGAAGAAAAGAAATCATCGAGTTGCTCCGTCAACGTTCGAGACCTTATTTGTTTTCAAACACTTTGGCACCATCGATCACGGGAGCTTCCATTGCTGTATTGGATTTGTTATCAGAGACTACTGCTCTTCGCGATAAACTGGAGTCAAATACTGCGTATTTCAGAGAAAAGATGAATGCAGCAGGTTTTGATATTAAGCCGGGAACACATCCAATAGTGCCTGTTATGCTGTACGATGCCGTGCTTTCGCAAAAGATGGCTGAGAAACTTTTGGCGAAAGGAATCTATGTGATTGGGTTTTACTATCCGGTGGTTCCCAAAGGTCAGGCTCGAATCCGAGTGCAGATTTCCGCAGGTCATGAACGGCATCATCTAGATCAGGCTATTGCTGCGTTTATAGAGGTTGGAAAAGAATTGGGAGTGGTAAAATAAACTAAAAGTAAAAAGGCCGAAAATTAATTTTTCGGCCTTTTTACTTAGGATTTGCTGGTCATGGCCAGCTTTTTCTTTTTGTTCAGATCGTATTCCGAGAGTTTTTCAAATCGGTCATCCAAGTCTTCGTTGTTCAAGTAGTCATTGATAATTTCTCGAACTTCCTGGAAGGAAAGATTATGGAGTACTTTGCCGTTTTTAGCCATAGAAATTTGTCCTGTCTCTTCTGAGATTACCAAGATCAAAGCATCGGTGGCTTCAGACATTCCGATTCCGGCTCGATGCCTCAATCCAAATTGAGCAGGTACCTCTCGTTCAGTAACTGGGAGAATACAGCGTGCAGCTTTGATTCGTCCATTGTGAATGATCACAGCGCCATCATGAAGAGGACTGTATTTATTGAAGATTGAGACCAGCAAACGCTTGGAAAGTTCGGCGTCTAAAATATCTCCGCTTTCAGCATAAAATTTCAATTCGGTACTGGAAGAAATAACCATTAAAGCTCCGGTATTGCTACCGGCCAAAGTTTTTGCGGCATCAATAATCGGACTGATATTAAAGGCAGAATTTTCCTTTTTTCTCCAGAAAAATAAGATGTCTTTCCAGATGTTATCATTGGAAAGTAAGGACGATCTACCCACCAATAAAAGGAATTTTCTAATTTCTGGCGCAAAAATGATAATGGCAGCAATCACCCCAACTCCCATGAATTGCCCCAAAATCGCAGAAAGCAATTCCATACGAAGTGCTCTTACCAGCAAATAGATTAAATAAATGGATAAGAAACCAAGGAAGATTTTGATGGCAACACTTCCCTTGAGCAGCTTATAGATTTGATATAAAAGCGCTGCCACCAACGCAATATCGATCATATTGACGATGGAGATATCTAAAAATCCAATTTTGAAAAGCAGGCTCAAGGGTATAATTGTTCGAATAAAGTAATGGTTTCTTTTGCTTCCTTAACGTCATGCACCCGGAGCAAGTTCGCTCCTTTGAGTAACGCCACCATATTTAGTGCGGTAGTCCCATTGAGCGCATGTTCTGGATCGGTATGCAGGAGCCGATAAATCATGGATTTTCTCGAAACTCCAACCAAAAGGGGACAGCCGAAGATTTGAAAAAGATCGATCTGCCGCAGCAATTGGTAGTTTTGATCCAACGTTTTTGCAAAGCCAAAACCTGGGTCTAAGATTACATCTTTGATGCCAAGTTTTCTGAAGTTATCCATTTTTTGGGAGAAATAATGCAGGATTTCGTTCAAAAAATCAGCATAGGACGTTTCTTGTTGCATGGTTTGAGGAGTGCCTCGCATATGCATGGCAATGTAAGGAAGTCCGGATTCAGCTACGACCTGTAGCATCATGGGGTCTAGTTCACCAGCAGAAATATCATTGATGATATCTGCCCCTGCATCAATTGCGGCTTGAGCAACTTGGGCTCTAAAACTATCCACAGAAAGTAAGATTTCAGGGAATTCTTTCTTGAGGATAGAAAAGGCAGGTTGGACTCTTGAAATTTCCTCTTCAACTGAAATGTCTTTGGCTCCTGGTCTTGTGCTGTATCCACCCAAGTCCAGAAGTTCAGCGCCATCCAGAATCATTTTTTCAGCTTTTTTGAGAAGTAAAGTGGAATTTCCACTGATTCTACTTCCTTCAAAAAATGAATCTGGGGTTAGATTTAAAATACCCATCACCTTGGGCTTGGCAAAGGAATAAAGCCTTCCTTTGATTTGAAGTGTAAATTTTTGGGGAAATACTCTATCTTCGATCGAAGAATTTTGTCCCTGAATAGGAAGCATTAAACGAGTGGATTTTGGAAACGAAAACTAGCAACGAATATAGTCAAGTCATTTCCCGATGTAAAGAATTATTTCGGAAGAAAACAGTCGATTATGGTACAGCTTGGAGAATTTTAAGGATTTCATCAATTACCGATCAAATTTTCATCAAGGCCCAGCGTATCCGTTCAATTCAAGAAAAAGGCAGCCAAAAGGTCAATGATCCCATTGTGGATGAGTTTGTTGGCATCATAAATTACTGTCTCATTGCACTAATCCAGATTAGCCTGAAGGAGGATGAACGAATGGAGATTCCTTACGAGCAGCTCGAGCCTCATTATGATCATTGGGCGACAGCCACAAAAGGACTTCTAGAAAATAAAAATCACGACTACGGTGAGGCTTGGAGAGATATGCGTGTGAGCTCTATGACTGATATAATTTTGATGAAACTCTACCGAGTCAAGCAAATCGAGGACAATGAAGGCCAAACTCTAGTGTCTGAAGGAATAGAAGCCAACTATCAGGACATGATCAATTACGCAGTTTTTTGCCTGATCAAACTCGGCTATCACGAGTCCAATAACTAAACGTAAAAACTCCTAGATTTTAAAGCACAAACGCATGAATAAGCAAACCATACTTTGGATTCTTCGATTTTTAGTAGGAGGCCTGTTTATTTTTTCTGGATTAATTAAGGTCAATGATCCTGTTGGAACAGCAATCAAACTGGAAGAATATTTTGATGTTTTTTCCAATGATATCGCTGGGTTCTTTCTGTACCTCAAGCCTTTTGCACTTCCGATTGCAGTAATTTTGGTGGTTTCTGAAGTGGTACTTGGGGTAATGTTGATTATCGGCTATCGACTCAAGCAAACCATTTGGGCTTTAGGGCTGATGATTTTGTTTTTCACCTTTTTGACATTCTTCTCAGCCTATTTCAACAAAGTAACAGATTGTGGCTGCTTTGGTGATGCCATCAAGTTGACGCCTTGGGAGTCTTTTTATAAGGATTTGATTCTTTTGATTTTCATTGGGTTTTTGTTTGCATTTCGGAAGAACTTGCCAGAAGATAGCCCTAAGTGGACAGCTTGGACTTCATTGTTGACTTTGGTCGCTTCTACCGGTCTTGCCATTTGGGCGATTCAAAATCTCCCATTTATTGATTTTAGAGCTTACAAAGTGGGAGTTAATATTCCAGTGAATATGCAGCCTTCAGCCCCTCTGGAATACACCTATGTGATGAAAAAGGATGGACAAGAATTTCGATTTGATCAATATCCGACTGAGGAAGGTTATGAATTTGTCGAAATGTTGCTCAAAAATCCGGCTGCTCTACCCAAAATTTCAGATTTCGCAGCTTGGAATGCAGAAGGTGACCAGTCTGAGTTTTTGTTTGCGGGAAACAAGGTGATCATTTTAAGCTCCAATATGTCCAAGATGAGTGATAGTAATCTGGACCGACTGAGCGAGATGGTTCATGATCTGGAAGGGGCTCCGGTTGACGTGGTTTTCATGGCAGCCGCTACTCAGGAGGAAATTGACTCCTTCCTTTCCCAACAAAATTGGAGTGTGATAGGATTGCAGGCTGATGCTACAGTGGTGAAAACCATTATGCGATCTAATCCTGGAATAATGGTACTCAAAGATGGAGTAGTTCTTGAGAAGTATCATCATAACAATACTCCTGACGCGGGGGAAATAGTGGATTTATTTCTATGATGAAATCGTTGAAAGTGGTTTTGGTAGGGCTTCCAGGAAGTGGGAAAAGTACATTCGGAAAGCAACTAGCCCAAGTACTTGGATTCACATACCTTGATTTGGATCAAGTGATTGAGGATTCGCATGCCCTGACTATCCCTGAGATTTTTTCCAGATATGGAGAGGGGAAATTTAGAGAATGGGAAACAGAAAGCTTGGAAAAACTGCTATTGCGCGAAGATTCATTTGTTTTAGCTACAGGTGGGGGAGCTCCCTGCTTCAATGACAACATGGATTTGATCAATCAACATGGGATGTCAGTTTTTTTGGATGTGCCGTTGGATATTATTTCTTCTAGACTTAGAAGTTCAAAGGTTCAAAACAGGCCCATGTTTGAAGGTATGGACCAAGGCGAGATTAGTCTCAAATTAAAAAGTCTTTTGACCCAGCGGGAGTTTTTTTATAACCAGGCAAAAATAAAGCTCAGCGGAGAAGATTTTTCCACTGAGCTATTGATGTACGAGCTGATTAATCAGCTCAAAAGTTAAATCCTAGGGTGAAGATTCCAGAGGTAATTGAATTTTCAAGATAAGTTACCGGACCCACGTTTTGATCATTCGCATCTAATACTTGATAACTACGGTACATTCCATTGAATTTTTGCTGAACTAAGGCAAAATCTAGGTACAAGGTATTAAATCGAACACCCACACCTCCGCTAAGTTGAGTGCTGGTTTGATCTAGATCAGGGGAGTTACTGTAAGGATCCCCATAAAACCCATAACCAGCTCTGAATCTAAATCGATCTATTTTTGCTTCTCCACCTAATCGAAAATTGATGGTACTCCCGTAGCTATTTCGAATAGCTTGATTATCGGGGCCCTCATCAAAGTCTCTGGAATTGAGTCTTGCTGCACTATAGTCTACCCAGTCAACATCTGCGCTTAGGAAACCATTCTTTCCAATGAAAAAGGTTGCTCCTCCTCCAAGTTTCAATGGGGTTTGAAGATTGTAGGTACTGAGGAAAAGGTCGGTGTTCGCTTGCTGCAGTCCAAGCGTAATGTCTTCTTGCTCGAAGTAATAATTGTTAAAATCAGCAGTAATTCCTGCCTCGTATTCTTCATTAAGAGAGTACCAAGTTGGAGATTGGAAGTTGAAACCTAAATTGACATAGTCAATCGGTTTGTAGATTAATCCCAAACTTAGATTGATGCCCGTCCCATTGATGAAAAGGTTTTCCCTGAGAGAAGAGGTTCGTAGCGGTTGATCTACAAATTCCTCATTATATTCTTTATAGGAAGAGAATGAAAGGGATCGAATTCCGATTCCAGCACCTACAAACACTTTGTGGTTAAAGTTTGCACCATATGAAAATGACATCTGAGAAGCGGTTCCTTCCTGAGTTACATTTTCATCTTGAAATGGATTCCCTAAAACAAAGGAATCATAGGTGTTTGGACTATTTATCGGATTTCCATTTTGGTCTGTTACTATGGGATTGATTAAATAGGTTTGATAAGCAAGACCAGTTAGTCCAAAGTTTTCAATTTGATTTTCAGAAATCCCAAATGCGTCCTGGAGATAGAAATCAATGATAGAATTATCTCCTAAGACATCTGAAAAGAACCCAAACTCAGAATTGAAATTGGCTATCCGTTGAAAGCTTATTCCAAATGCACCTCCTTTGAAAGCACTAGTTTCAAGGCTACTTTTTGGGTTAGCCATTACATAGCTTAGGTTAGGCGCGCTAAAATTACCTGTGTTGTAGGATCTGTTTTGTCCTAAAAATCGAGTATCGATTCCCCAATCTGAATATCCTAATGAAAGGCTAGCTTCGGAAGATCTAAAAAAGCCCAAACCAGCTGGATTTCCAGCAATATTTGAAACATCTCCACCCAAAGACCATTGAGTACCTCCGATGCCCATGATACGAGCAGATCCTGAGGCGGGTGCTTGACTAAATCGTAGTGCGTCTAAATAATATCCGCTTTGAGCAAATGCACTCGAAATAGACAGAGACAAAAGGGCCAATACAAGTGATGTTAATCTCATTTGTTGTTCGACTGGTTTTGAAATTAAAACGCAATAGGGTTGTAAAGGTGTTGCTATTCAGAAAAAAAATCCTGAAAAAAAAAGGGGGAAATTAATTCCCCCTTCCTCCTCTGGATCCTCCGGAGCTGCCCCCTGAAGATCCACCAGAGCTTCTACTTGGAGCACTGTAGCTTCCTCCACCTCCGGATGAAGATCTGGAAGGAGCGCTGTAGCTAGGTGTAGAAACTCTACTTGGTGTTGAATTATAGCTTGGTGAAGAAGATCGATTGTAAGATGGAGTTGTTGACCGATTATAAGACGGAGAAGAAGATCTATTGTATGAAGGACTTGAGGAACGGACGTTTGGAGAAGAATAGGTGCTTCTGCTAGGTGTTCCGTATCCTCCATTGGTAGAAGGTCTAGTGACTGAAGGTCGGGCTGAAGGAAGTGCCGAAGATGATCTGGTGTTTACTGTTCGGTTGGCTGCCGGAGAATTGTAGTTTCTTGTGGTTGGAGCAACTCGGCTTCTTCCAGTATTATAATAATCATTTTCAGATCTGTTGAAGTCTCTTCCCGAAACTCGAGAATTTTGTCCAGATACCAATCTTCTTGCAGATGGGCTAGATGCAGCATTTGATCTTGCTTGAGCTCTTGAGGTACTTGGTGCCAAACCAGAATTACTTGCCCCTGATCTAGTTACTCCGTAAGATGAACCTCTTGTAGGACGCGATCCATAAACCACTCTTCGATCACCAAAGTCACTTCCTGGTAAAACGTAGATAGGTTGAACGCCATAAACCGGTCGGCCCCAAAATCCACCGCCCCATGCATAGCTAGGACCCCAAAATGGATCCCAGAATGGATCATAAAATCCTCCAAAGCCATTAAATGGACGATAAAATGGACGTCCAAATCCAAAATTCAAACTCATATTAAATCCAGGTCTAAATCCCCAACTTGGCATAAAGAACGGATCGTAGAATCCCATTCCCCAAGGGTTAAAGAATCCCATTCCCATTCCAAAGCTCATATTGTTCCATCCCCAGCCTCTGTTATTTCCTGCGTTTACATAGTAATTATTGTAAACATCAATATTTGGGGCTGCACCGTTGGAATTTAAGTTTTGTGCTTGATTATCGTCAAAATAGACCACTTCATTAAGCGTGTCAGAAGGTGTCTGAGAATATCTAGAGATATACTCTGGGTTTACATTCCGGGCACTAAAGTTTTCCTCCAACAATTGTGGTGCTTCTGAAATTTGCTGGAAGGACTCAGGATTGTTGTTTTTTACAGCATACTGAGTAGCAAGTTTGACGTCAGATGCCATGAAATATAAATTATCAGGGGTCTGATTTATTGCAATCTTATTGGTAGTACAGGATGCAAACACCCCTACACCTAGGATCAGCGCTGTGGAAATTTTAATTGAATTCTTCATAATCGAAGTGGATTGTTGCTTGGTTATACGGGAGTAAAAACCTGAGGTTATACTTTTTGGCTTATATTTGCCAGCCCTAATTAAGCAAAAATACTCTTATTTTAATATTCCTGTCAATCGAATGAGTAAAGGACTTCCAAAACGCAGCGAGGATTATTCGCTTTGGTATAATGAATTAGTGAAAAGAGCCGATTTGGCTGAAAATTCCGCAGTTCGTGGCTGCATGGTTATCAAGCCTTATGGATATTCTATCTGGGAAAAAATGCAGGCTCAGTTGGATAAAATGTTCAAAGAAACTGGACATACCAACGCTTATTTTCCACTGTTTATTCCTAAAAGCTACCTCAGCAAAGAAGCTTCACATGTGGAGGGATTTGCAAAGGAGTGTGCGGTTGTCACCCATTATCGACTCAAAAATGCCGAGGATGGTTCCGGTGTAATTGTGGATCCTGAGGCCAAACTTGAAGAAGAACTCATCGTAAGGCCAACTTCCGAAACAGTAATTTGGAGCACTTATAAAAATTGGATTCAGTCCTATCGAGACTTGCCTCTATTGGTCAATCAATGGGCTAACGTGGTTAGATGGGAAATGCGTACTCGTTTGTTTTTACGGACAGCGGAATTTCTTTGGCAAGAAGGACATACAGCACATGCATCTGCCAAGGAGGCGATGGATGAAACCATTCAAATGATGAATGTTTATGCTCAGTTTGCTGAAGAATATATGGCTGTTCCGGTGGTAAAAGGAAGAAAAACAGAAAACGAGCGATTTGCTGGAGCGGATGAAACGCTTTGTATTGAGGCGATGATGCAGG
Above is a window of Algoriphagus sanaruensis DNA encoding:
- the kbl gene encoding glycine C-acetyltransferase: MYDQFKPKLEQELASIEEAGLFKRERIITSPQAAEITIAGGQQVLNFCANNYLGLSSHPRVIEAAKAAIDSHGFGMSSVRFICGTQDIHKELEQKISEFLGTEDTILYAAAFDANGGVFEPLFGPEDAIISDALNHASIIDGVRLCKAMRYRYEHNNMADLEKQLQDAIAAGAKQKIIVTDGVFSMDGTIAQLDKIVELAEKYEALIMSDECHSTGFMGKTGRGVHEHCGVMGKIDIITGTLGKALGGASGGFTSGRKEIIELLRQRSRPYLFSNTLAPSITGASIAVLDLLSETTALRDKLESNTAYFREKMNAAGFDIKPGTHPIVPVMLYDAVLSQKMAEKLLAKGIYVIGFYYPVVPKGQARIRVQISAGHERHHLDQAIAAFIEVGKELGVVK
- the cdaA gene encoding diadenylate cyclase CdaA, which codes for MSLLFKIGFLDISIVNMIDIALVAALLYQIYKLLKGSVAIKIFLGFLSIYLIYLLVRALRMELLSAILGQFMGVGVIAAIIIFAPEIRKFLLLVGRSSLLSNDNIWKDILFFWRKKENSAFNISPIIDAAKTLAGSNTGALMVISSSTELKFYAESGDILDAELSKRLLVSIFNKYSPLHDGAVIIHNGRIKAARCILPVTEREVPAQFGLRHRAGIGMSEATDALILVISEETGQISMAKNGKVLHNLSFQEVREIINDYLNNEDLDDRFEKLSEYDLNKKKKLAMTSKS
- the folP gene encoding dihydropteroate synthase; the protein is MLPIQGQNSSIEDRVFPQKFTLQIKGRLYSFAKPKVMGILNLTPDSFFEGSRISGNSTLLLKKAEKMILDGAELLDLGGYSTRPGAKDISVEEEISRVQPAFSILKKEFPEILLSVDSFRAQVAQAAIDAGADIINDISAGELDPMMLQVVAESGLPYIAMHMRGTPQTMQQETSYADFLNEILHYFSQKMDNFRKLGIKDVILDPGFGFAKTLDQNYQLLRQIDLFQIFGCPLLVGVSRKSMIYRLLHTDPEHALNGTTALNMVALLKGANLLRVHDVKEAKETITLFEQLYP
- a CDS encoding DUF1599 domain-containing protein; protein product: METKTSNEYSQVISRCKELFRKKTVDYGTAWRILRISSITDQIFIKAQRIRSIQEKGSQKVNDPIVDEFVGIINYCLIALIQISLKEDERMEIPYEQLEPHYDHWATATKGLLENKNHDYGEAWRDMRVSSMTDIILMKLYRVKQIEDNEGQTLVSEGIEANYQDMINYAVFCLIKLGYHESNN
- a CDS encoding BT_3928 family protein, with translation MNKQTILWILRFLVGGLFIFSGLIKVNDPVGTAIKLEEYFDVFSNDIAGFFLYLKPFALPIAVILVVSEVVLGVMLIIGYRLKQTIWALGLMILFFTFLTFFSAYFNKVTDCGCFGDAIKLTPWESFYKDLILLIFIGFLFAFRKNLPEDSPKWTAWTSLLTLVASTGLAIWAIQNLPFIDFRAYKVGVNIPVNMQPSAPLEYTYVMKKDGQEFRFDQYPTEEGYEFVEMLLKNPAALPKISDFAAWNAEGDQSEFLFAGNKVIILSSNMSKMSDSNLDRLSEMVHDLEGAPVDVVFMAAATQEEIDSFLSQQNWSVIGLQADATVVKTIMRSNPGIMVLKDGVVLEKYHHNNTPDAGEIVDLFL
- a CDS encoding shikimate kinase; translated protein: MMKSLKVVLVGLPGSGKSTFGKQLAQVLGFTYLDLDQVIEDSHALTIPEIFSRYGEGKFREWETESLEKLLLREDSFVLATGGGAPCFNDNMDLINQHGMSVFLDVPLDIISSRLRSSKVQNRPMFEGMDQGEISLKLKSLLTQREFFYNQAKIKLSGEDFSTELLMYELINQLKS
- a CDS encoding OmpP1/FadL family transporter, translating into MRLTSLVLALLSLSISSAFAQSGYYLDALRFSQAPASGSARIMGIGGTQWSLGGDVSNIAGNPAGLGFFRSSEASLSLGYSDWGIDTRFLGQNRSYNTGNFSAPNLSYVMANPKSSLETSAFKGGAFGISFQRIANFNSEFGFFSDVLGDNSIIDFYLQDAFGISENQIENFGLTGLAYQTYLINPIVTDQNGNPINSPNTYDSFVLGNPFQDENVTQEGTASQMSFSYGANFNHKVFVGAGIGIRSLSFSSYKEYNEEFVDQPLRTSSLRENLFINGTGINLSLGLIYKPIDYVNLGFNFQSPTWYSLNEEYEAGITADFNNYYFEQEDITLGLQQANTDLFLSTYNLQTPLKLGGGATFFIGKNGFLSADVDWVDYSAARLNSRDFDEGPDNQAIRNSYGSTINFRLGGEAKIDRFRFRAGYGFYGDPYSNSPDLDQTSTQLSGGVGVRFNTLYLDFALVQQKFNGMYRSYQVLDANDQNVGPVTYLENSITSGIFTLGFNF